The following are from one region of the Pseudohongiella spirulinae genome:
- a CDS encoding HDOD domain-containing protein: MSETPTQLRNVLLHDEQGIAQCILPRTSLLDLKSLHTLSGRVLMPMPDNEIMRASRMKKLTAVGQSMQFFTLPTYVDSKLSGSAELMVEDEGLTLGELRDTLHQQGMHIRHLAIAVPEEQLVSDLPETSQDSQRIADSIKQFTSLRIRQRLDETLEIPPLSPTAERIMQLRANPNASVSELTSIVEADPSLAAQVVSWASSPYYAAPGKIRSVQDAIVRVLGFDLVSNLAVGLVLGRSVDLPKDQSYGFTPYWLQAVYCSTAVESLARAIPVSERPQQGLIYLAGLLHNFGYLILAHTFPPHFTLICRYIEANPEISHVAVENHLIGISREQISAWLMQAWNMPEEISAALRYQQDASYTGDHSTYANLIFIAMRLLRRHGIGDAPPESIPDELYARLGLTAERCEAIIENIVNSDDIALIADQMAV, from the coding sequence ATGTCTGAGACACCAACACAACTGCGCAACGTGCTGCTGCACGATGAGCAGGGAATTGCGCAATGCATCCTGCCAAGAACCTCACTGCTTGACCTGAAGTCGCTGCACACACTCAGCGGTCGCGTGCTGATGCCGATGCCTGACAACGAAATCATGCGCGCCAGTCGCATGAAAAAACTGACCGCCGTTGGCCAATCCATGCAGTTTTTTACCCTGCCAACTTATGTAGACAGCAAGCTGAGTGGCAGCGCCGAGCTGATGGTGGAAGATGAGGGCCTGACGCTGGGAGAGCTGCGCGACACGCTGCACCAACAAGGTATGCACATCCGGCATCTGGCCATCGCTGTCCCTGAAGAACAATTAGTCAGCGATCTGCCGGAAACTTCGCAGGATTCGCAGCGCATTGCGGACTCCATCAAACAGTTCACCTCGCTGCGTATTCGGCAACGGCTTGATGAGACACTGGAGATTCCGCCGCTATCGCCAACAGCCGAACGCATCATGCAACTGCGCGCCAATCCGAATGCGTCGGTCAGCGAGCTGACCAGCATCGTAGAAGCGGATCCCAGCCTGGCGGCACAAGTGGTAAGCTGGGCCTCATCGCCCTATTATGCGGCGCCCGGAAAAATCCGCTCCGTGCAGGATGCTATTGTCAGAGTGCTGGGGTTTGATCTGGTGAGTAATCTGGCGGTGGGCCTGGTATTGGGCCGGTCAGTGGATCTGCCCAAGGATCAGTCTTATGGCTTCACCCCTTACTGGCTGCAAGCCGTCTACTGTTCAACAGCCGTTGAGTCTCTGGCCCGCGCCATACCTGTCAGCGAACGCCCCCAGCAAGGACTGATCTACCTTGCCGGTTTGTTACACAATTTCGGCTATCTGATCCTGGCACATACTTTTCCGCCGCATTTCACACTGATCTGCCGCTATATCGAAGCCAATCCGGAAATAAGCCATGTGGCCGTTGAGAATCACCTGATCGGTATCAGCCGCGAACAGATCAGCGCCTGGCTGATGCAGGCCTGGAATATGCCAGAGGAAATCAGTGCCGCACTGCGTTATCAGCAGGACGCCAGCTACACGGGCGATCACAGTACCTATGCCAACCTGATCTTTATTGCCATGCGTCTGTTGCGCCGCCATGGCATCGGTGACGCGCCTCCGGAGTCTATTCCCGATGAATTGTATGCCCGGCTCGGGCTGACGGCGGAGCGCTGTGAAGCTATCATAGAGAACATTGTCAATTCTGATGACATCGCCTTGATCGCCGATCAAATGGCCGTATAA
- a CDS encoding RidA family protein, giving the protein MAEKEIISSPRAPAAIGPYSQAVKAGNLVFMSGQIPLDPATMEVVSDDIEAQARRVMDNLAAVAAEAGGTLDDCVKLTIYMTDLGNFAVVNSVMQDYFQQPYPARATIEVSALPRNVKVEIEAIMQLD; this is encoded by the coding sequence ATGGCTGAAAAAGAAATCATTTCGTCCCCGCGGGCACCGGCCGCCATTGGTCCTTATTCACAGGCGGTTAAAGCGGGTAACCTGGTCTTTATGTCCGGACAGATTCCGCTGGATCCGGCCACGATGGAAGTTGTATCTGACGATATCGAGGCACAGGCACGTCGGGTCATGGACAACCTGGCAGCGGTGGCCGCTGAGGCCGGTGGTACGCTGGATGACTGCGTAAAACTGACCATCTACATGACCGACCTGGGTAATTTCGCGGTTGTTAACTCGGTAATGCAGGACTACTTTCAGCAACCCTACCCGGCCCGTGCGACGATTGAAGTGTCTGCCCTGCCCCGCAATGTGAAAGTTGAAATCGAAGCCATCATGCAGCTTGATTAA
- the recG gene encoding ATP-dependent DNA helicase RecG, whose amino-acid sequence MPETSALSDLPVSTLKGVGPRLVERLAALHIHTVQDLLFHLPLRYQDRTRIAPIARVRLGQDVMLEAEIVQCDIEFGRRRSLVCRIKDSSGLISLRFFHFSAAQKNMLAAGRRIRCYGEVRSGKNGLELYHPEYQVLRDGEEPAVADTLTPIYPATEGLQQVRLRSLIDQALQLMQRPDALIDWLPADILRSFRFPSLPQALNYLHHPPANAAVHELLNGEHICQRRLAFEELLGHRLCLRRLRQQSAHQRAPVLSRTQGLREKFLARLPFSLTGAQQRVAAEIQQDLTLSEPMLRLLQGDVGSGKTIVAALAALQAVDSGYQAAIMAPTEILAEQHFLNFSQWLEPLGISVGWLSGKVKGRQRQGVMSGLADGSITIAVGTHALFQEEVRFNRLGLIIIDEQHRFGVHQRLALREKGNDGRTLPHQLVMTATPIPRTLAMSAYADLDCSIIDELPPGRTPVNTVVIANSRRDDVIARIHEACRSGSQAYWVCTLIEESEALQCQAAEATWQALQTALPDLAVGLVHGRMKPAEKSAVMDNFKSGALQLLVATTVIEVGVDVPNASLMIIENPERLGLAQLHQLRGRVGRGAKASHCLLLYQTPLSMQGKKRLGIMRDSTDGFYIAEQDLALRGPGQVLGTQQTGLMSFRIADLSRDAGLLDPVKSAADQIENAYPSHIAPLVDRWLGDRELYGNV is encoded by the coding sequence ATGCCAGAGACCTCAGCCCTCAGCGATCTGCCCGTCTCCACGCTGAAGGGCGTGGGACCCAGACTGGTAGAAAGGCTGGCGGCGCTGCATATCCACACGGTCCAGGACCTGCTATTCCATCTGCCGCTACGCTATCAGGATCGCACCCGCATCGCCCCGATCGCTCGGGTGCGGCTGGGTCAGGATGTGATGTTGGAGGCCGAAATTGTCCAGTGCGACATTGAGTTCGGTCGACGGCGCAGCCTTGTGTGCCGGATCAAAGACAGCAGCGGTCTGATCTCTCTGCGTTTTTTCCACTTCAGTGCGGCCCAGAAAAACATGCTGGCAGCAGGGCGGCGAATTCGCTGTTATGGCGAGGTGCGGTCCGGCAAAAACGGGCTGGAATTGTATCACCCCGAATATCAGGTCCTGCGCGACGGAGAGGAGCCTGCTGTCGCCGACACGCTGACACCGATCTACCCCGCCACCGAAGGCCTGCAGCAGGTGCGTTTGCGTTCACTGATCGACCAGGCTCTGCAACTGATGCAAAGGCCGGACGCGCTGATCGACTGGCTTCCGGCTGACATTCTACGCAGCTTCAGATTCCCGTCCCTGCCACAGGCACTGAACTATCTGCATCATCCACCAGCCAATGCGGCGGTGCATGAATTGCTCAATGGCGAACACATCTGTCAGCGCCGACTGGCGTTTGAAGAGCTGCTGGGTCACCGCTTGTGCCTGCGGCGGCTGCGCCAGCAAAGTGCTCACCAGCGAGCACCGGTGCTGAGTCGCACTCAGGGTCTGCGCGAAAAATTTCTTGCTCGCCTGCCCTTCAGCCTGACCGGCGCCCAGCAACGGGTCGCCGCAGAAATTCAGCAGGATCTGACTCTGTCCGAGCCCATGCTGCGTCTGCTGCAGGGCGATGTGGGTTCTGGAAAAACCATCGTAGCCGCGCTGGCGGCGTTGCAGGCAGTAGACAGCGGCTATCAGGCGGCGATTATGGCACCGACTGAAATTCTGGCCGAGCAGCATTTCCTGAACTTCAGTCAGTGGCTGGAACCGCTTGGTATTTCGGTTGGCTGGCTGAGTGGCAAGGTCAAGGGTCGCCAGCGACAAGGAGTCATGAGTGGTCTGGCCGATGGCTCAATCACCATCGCCGTTGGCACTCACGCCCTGTTTCAGGAAGAGGTGCGTTTTAACAGGCTGGGCCTGATTATCATTGATGAACAGCACCGCTTTGGTGTTCACCAACGCCTGGCGCTGCGCGAAAAAGGTAATGATGGTCGTACCTTGCCACACCAATTAGTGATGACCGCCACGCCGATTCCCCGCACCCTTGCCATGAGTGCCTATGCCGATCTGGATTGCAGTATCATCGACGAGCTGCCGCCCGGTCGCACACCGGTCAACACCGTCGTGATTGCCAACAGCCGCCGCGACGATGTGATTGCCCGCATCCACGAGGCTTGCCGGTCCGGCAGTCAGGCCTACTGGGTCTGCACCCTGATCGAAGAATCCGAAGCCCTGCAGTGTCAGGCGGCCGAGGCCACCTGGCAGGCATTGCAAACGGCACTGCCCGATCTGGCGGTGGGTCTGGTCCATGGCCGCATGAAACCGGCAGAAAAATCAGCCGTTATGGATAACTTCAAGTCCGGCGCACTGCAGCTTCTGGTAGCAACCACGGTCATCGAGGTCGGGGTGGATGTACCCAACGCCAGTCTGATGATCATCGAGAACCCGGAGCGCCTGGGCCTGGCGCAGCTTCACCAGTTACGGGGTCGCGTGGGCCGCGGAGCCAAGGCCAGCCATTGCCTGCTGCTCTACCAGACGCCGCTGTCAATGCAGGGCAAAAAACGTCTGGGCATCATGCGCGACAGTACGGACGGTTTTTACATTGCCGAACAGGATCTGGCATTACGCGGCCCGGGTCAGGTGCTCGGAACACAACAAACTGGTCTGATGAGTTTCCGCATTGCCGATTTGTCGCGTGACGCCGGCCTGCTAGATCCTGTAAAATCGGCGGCAGATCAGATCGAGAATGCATACCCTTCACATATAGCGCCGCTGGTAGATCGCTGGCTGGGCGATCGGGAACTTTACGGCAATGTCTGA
- the mnmH gene encoding tRNA 2-selenouridine(34) synthase MnmH: MSDSDKNRPDTDNYLQLFLNEKPLIDTRAPVEFGRGAFPSAVNLPLMTDDERTAVGTCYKEQGQQAAIDLGHQLVYGDTKAQRVAAWSEFARQHPQGYLYCFRGGLRSQICQQWLREAGVDYPRVIGGYKAMRQFLLTELNKLCQQAPFIILAGHTGAAKTELLTHVAQAVDLEGHANHRGSAFGKRPDGQPSQIDFENAVIIDMIRKHHSLPDKSIVLEDESRLIGRCSLPPELRAAMAKAPVILLESSLEERVEHSWENYIVRKSDEWRAHLHITDAKSGTELNTTDQAFACFVDDLQDSLWRIRKRLGGERYAQIRAMMDEAIDAHRRGDPGQHRGWIRSLLQDYYDPMYHWQWQQHDARVMFRGNRQAVLDFLSQ, encoded by the coding sequence GTGTCCGATTCCGATAAAAATCGTCCTGACACGGACAACTATTTACAACTATTTTTGAACGAAAAACCATTAATAGATACGCGTGCCCCTGTTGAGTTTGGCCGCGGTGCTTTCCCCAGTGCGGTAAATCTGCCATTGATGACCGACGATGAACGGACAGCCGTGGGTACTTGTTACAAAGAGCAGGGTCAACAGGCGGCAATCGACTTGGGCCATCAGTTAGTTTATGGCGATACAAAAGCGCAGCGGGTTGCCGCCTGGTCAGAATTTGCCCGCCAGCATCCGCAGGGCTATCTGTATTGTTTTCGTGGCGGACTTCGCTCACAGATTTGCCAGCAGTGGCTGCGTGAAGCAGGTGTCGACTACCCGCGAGTGATTGGCGGCTATAAGGCGATGCGCCAGTTCCTGCTGACCGAGCTGAATAAATTGTGTCAGCAGGCACCTTTTATAATACTGGCCGGACACACCGGCGCGGCAAAAACCGAATTGCTGACACATGTTGCGCAAGCCGTCGACCTGGAAGGTCATGCCAATCATCGTGGCAGTGCATTTGGCAAGCGACCGGATGGCCAGCCCTCGCAAATAGATTTTGAGAATGCAGTCATTATTGACATGATCAGAAAGCACCACAGTCTGCCGGACAAGTCGATTGTCCTGGAGGATGAAAGCCGCCTGATCGGTCGTTGCTCCCTGCCACCGGAATTGCGCGCAGCCATGGCAAAGGCGCCCGTGATTCTTCTGGAAAGCTCTCTTGAAGAGCGTGTTGAGCATTCATGGGAAAATTACATTGTTCGCAAGTCGGACGAATGGCGGGCTCACCTGCACATCACCGATGCAAAGTCCGGAACAGAGTTAAACACAACGGATCAGGCATTTGCCTGTTTCGTGGACGATTTACAGGATTCCCTGTGGCGTATTCGCAAACGCCTGGGCGGTGAACGTTATGCGCAGATCCGAGCCATGATGGATGAGGCCATAGACGCGCACCGGCGCGGCGATCCGGGGCAGCACCGCGGCTGGATTCGCAGCCTGCTGCAGGATTACTACGACCCGATGTACCACTGGCAGTGGCAGCAACATGATGCCCGGGTGATGTTTCGGGGCAATCG
- the selD gene encoding selenide, water dikinase SelD → MTDTPVRLTAYSHGAGCGCKIAPAVLDRILATQRQFAADPALLVGNSSKDDAAAYDIGNGQVILSTTDFFMPIADDPFDFGRIAATNAISDIYAMGGRPLMAIAILGWPINVLSAEVAGQVVDGGRQACSDAGIVLAGGHSIDCPEPVFGLAVTGLVDKAKLKQNNTAQTGDLLYLSKPLGVGVLTTAQKQGKLKPEHSTLARDVMCQLNRAGMALADVPGVTAITDVTGFGLMGHLVEMCEGSGVDAELDIDAVPALAPIADYIALGCIPGGTGRNFDSYGSKLASITDAQKALLCDPQTSGGLLIAVRPDAAAAVEQLLAAHGVAPALIHPIGELSATRKEAVRVRFR, encoded by the coding sequence ATGACCGACACGCCCGTCCGCCTGACCGCCTATAGCCATGGCGCTGGTTGCGGCTGCAAAATAGCGCCGGCAGTACTCGATCGTATTCTGGCAACACAGCGTCAGTTTGCAGCCGATCCTGCTTTACTGGTTGGCAACAGCAGCAAAGACGATGCGGCTGCCTATGACATTGGCAATGGTCAGGTCATTCTCAGCACCACCGATTTTTTCATGCCCATCGCGGATGATCCGTTTGATTTCGGACGCATCGCTGCCACCAATGCCATCAGTGATATATATGCGATGGGCGGGCGGCCCCTGATGGCCATCGCCATTTTGGGCTGGCCCATCAATGTCCTGAGTGCGGAGGTGGCCGGGCAGGTGGTAGACGGCGGGCGTCAGGCCTGTTCGGATGCGGGCATTGTGCTGGCCGGCGGGCACAGTATCGACTGCCCAGAGCCGGTCTTTGGTCTGGCCGTCACCGGTCTGGTCGATAAAGCCAAACTGAAGCAGAACAACACCGCGCAGACAGGGGATCTGCTGTATCTGAGTAAACCGCTGGGTGTGGGTGTGCTCACCACGGCGCAAAAGCAGGGCAAATTAAAGCCCGAACACAGTACGTTGGCACGGGATGTCATGTGCCAGCTTAATCGCGCCGGCATGGCACTTGCTGATGTGCCAGGTGTCACAGCCATTACCGATGTGACAGGTTTTGGATTGATGGGGCATCTGGTAGAGATGTGTGAAGGCAGCGGCGTGGATGCAGAGCTGGACATTGACGCCGTACCCGCGCTGGCACCAATCGCCGACTATATAGCGCTGGGCTGCATTCCTGGTGGTACCGGGCGCAATTTTGACAGCTATGGCAGCAAGCTGGCATCAATAACAGATGCACAAAAAGCCTTGCTCTGTGACCCGCAAACCAGCGGTGGGTTGCTGATTGCCGTGCGGCCGGATGCGGCGGCTGCAGTAGAACAGCTGCTGGCTGCGCATGGAGTGGCGCCAGCCCTTATTCATCCGATTGGTGAACTGTCCGCAACCCGCAAAGAGGCTGTACGTGTCCGATTCCGATAA
- the gmk gene encoding guanylate kinase — protein sequence MAQGTLFTISAPSGAGKTSLVNALLADNDPRTCVSVSHTTRTMRPGEQDGVNYHFVDRDTFVDMRDKGVFLESAEVFGNLYGTSGDWVKQQLDAGKDVILEIDWQGAAQVRQKLSPVKSIFILPPSLDTLQQRLTGRGQDDAEVIARRMQQARDEISHYHEADYLIINDEFDRALDDLRAIFRSVRLLQAQQQQNNSDLLGSLLQDNQAPL from the coding sequence ATGGCCCAAGGCACCCTGTTTACAATTTCCGCTCCCTCCGGCGCCGGCAAAACCAGCCTGGTGAACGCACTGCTGGCCGACAATGACCCGCGTACCTGTGTGTCTGTGTCGCACACCACCCGCACCATGCGGCCCGGCGAGCAGGATGGGGTGAATTATCACTTTGTTGACCGGGATACCTTTGTCGACATGCGTGATAAGGGTGTGTTTCTGGAATCTGCCGAGGTGTTTGGCAATCTGTATGGCACATCGGGCGACTGGGTAAAGCAGCAACTGGATGCCGGCAAGGATGTGATTCTGGAGATCGACTGGCAGGGTGCTGCTCAGGTGCGTCAAAAACTGTCTCCGGTAAAAAGTATTTTTATACTGCCGCCCTCGCTTGACACCCTGCAGCAGCGCCTGACCGGGCGGGGTCAGGACGATGCGGAAGTCATTGCCCGCCGCATGCAGCAGGCGCGGGACGAAATCTCCCACTACCATGAAGCCGATTATCTGATCATCAATGATGAATTTGATCGGGCGCTGGACGACCTGCGCGCCATTTTCCGCTCCGTGCGATTGCTGCAGGCACAGCAACAGCAGAACAACAGCGACCTGCTGGGCAGTCTGCTGCAAGACAATCAGGCGCCTCTTTAA
- the ubiA gene encoding 4-hydroxybenzoate octaprenyltransferase codes for MNSLLTKSGLLCQRYFPRLHARWPAFVLLTRLNKPIGTYLLLWPTLGALWIAADGWPDWHLILIFALGTWLMRSAGCCINDFADAHIDGDVARTQQRAIVTGQVTRKEAMVCFIGLCLLAFVLLLFLNTLTLIMSLGALLLTAVYPFMKRYTHLPQVVLGMAFSWGILMAFTAQTGVLPPPEAWLLYVANSLWTVAYDTQYAMVDREYDLKIGVKSTAILFGEADKVMIGMLQAMFLLALLLAGGQFGLSLPYYLGLLVAAALLVYQQRLIRHRQADACFKAFLNNHWVGLAVFVGVVLSTSF; via the coding sequence ATGAACAGCCTGCTGACCAAATCCGGACTGTTATGCCAGCGTTATTTTCCACGCCTGCATGCCCGCTGGCCGGCTTTTGTGTTGCTGACCCGCCTTAACAAGCCTATCGGTACCTACCTGTTGTTATGGCCTACGCTCGGCGCTCTGTGGATTGCAGCAGATGGCTGGCCAGACTGGCATCTGATATTGATTTTTGCGCTGGGTACCTGGCTGATGCGTTCAGCCGGATGCTGCATCAATGATTTTGCCGATGCCCATATTGACGGCGACGTGGCACGTACTCAACAGCGCGCCATTGTGACGGGGCAGGTCACCCGCAAAGAGGCCATGGTCTGCTTTATTGGTCTGTGTCTGCTGGCTTTTGTATTGTTGCTGTTCCTTAACACGCTGACCCTTATCATGTCGCTGGGCGCCTTGTTATTAACGGCTGTGTACCCGTTCATGAAGCGTTACACTCATTTGCCACAGGTCGTCCTGGGCATGGCCTTTTCCTGGGGCATTCTGATGGCCTTCACCGCCCAGACCGGAGTTCTGCCACCACCGGAAGCCTGGTTGCTGTATGTTGCAAACAGTCTGTGGACGGTCGCTTACGATACGCAATACGCGATGGTGGATCGTGAGTACGACCTGAAGATAGGCGTCAAATCAACGGCCATCCTGTTCGGCGAGGCCGACAAGGTGATGATCGGCATGTTGCAGGCCATGTTCCTGCTGGCACTGCTGCTGGCGGGCGGCCAGTTTGGTCTTTCGTTACCGTATTATCTGGGGCTGCTGGTCGCGGCGGCACTGTTGGTTTATCAGCAGCGACTGATACGTCATCGTCAGGCTGATGCCTGCTTCAAAGCATTCCTCAACAACCACTGGGTCGGCCTGGCCGTCTTTGTTGGCGTGGTGTTGAGTACTTCGTTCTGA
- the katG gene encoding catalase/peroxidase HPI, producing MMPASAQNDGMTIHNWWPDMLDLRPLRQHAPQSNPLGEDFDYAEAFSQIDLDQLKSEIADIMTSSQDWWPADYGHYGPFFIRMAWHSAGTYREADGRGGAGGGQQRFEPLNSWPDNANLDKARRLLWPIKQKYGASLSWADLMVLTGNVALEDMGFQTFGFAGGREDDWEPDMVYWGPESEWLADERYSGERQLDNPLAAVQMGLIYVNPEGPNGVPDPQLAAHDIRETFGRMAMNDEETVALIAGGHTFGKTHGAVSADCIGAEPAAAGVEEQGFGWTSECGTGNAGDTITSGLEGAWTVTPAQWSQNFFQNLFGYEWEQTRSPAGAIQWQPAGGAGANLVPDAHDPNKRHAPMMLTTDLSLKEDPIYREISMRFMENPAEFEDAFARAWFKLTHRDMGPRARYVGNDVPEEVLSWQDPIPEVDYQTINARDIRALKSDILDSGLTVPELVRTAWAAAASYRGSDMRGGANGGRLRLAPQNEWEVNNPQELNKVLTALEGIQNDFNSSNRRRQVSMADLIVLGGAAAIEKAAADAGYNVEVPFTPGRADATQEMTDVASFSVLEPRADGFRNYFGPRAYMSPAEMLVDKANLLTLTVPEMTVLVGGMRALDANTGGAKHGVFTDRPGQLSNDFFVNLLDMSTAWEKSSTEGLYNGVDRASGQLKWTATPVDLAFGSNTELRAVAEFYAAADGEERFVNDFVAAWSKVMKLDRFDLM from the coding sequence ATGATGCCTGCCAGCGCCCAGAACGACGGCATGACAATCCACAACTGGTGGCCGGATATGCTGGATCTGCGTCCTCTGCGTCAGCATGCACCACAATCCAATCCACTGGGTGAAGATTTCGACTACGCCGAAGCCTTCTCTCAGATCGATCTCGATCAACTGAAATCCGAAATCGCCGACATAATGACCAGCTCCCAGGACTGGTGGCCGGCAGACTATGGTCACTATGGTCCCTTCTTCATCCGTATGGCCTGGCACAGTGCCGGTACTTACCGTGAAGCTGATGGCCGTGGTGGTGCAGGCGGCGGTCAGCAACGTTTTGAGCCGCTCAACAGCTGGCCGGATAATGCTAACCTGGATAAGGCCCGTCGCCTGTTGTGGCCAATCAAACAGAAATACGGCGCCAGCCTGTCCTGGGCCGACCTGATGGTGCTGACTGGTAACGTGGCACTGGAGGACATGGGTTTCCAGACTTTCGGCTTTGCCGGTGGTCGTGAAGATGACTGGGAACCCGATATGGTTTACTGGGGTCCGGAAAGCGAGTGGCTGGCCGATGAGCGCTACTCTGGTGAGCGTCAACTGGACAACCCTCTGGCAGCGGTGCAGATGGGTCTGATTTATGTAAACCCGGAAGGCCCCAACGGAGTACCTGATCCGCAACTGGCGGCTCACGATATCCGTGAAACCTTTGGCCGTATGGCCATGAATGACGAAGAAACAGTTGCCCTGATTGCCGGTGGTCATACCTTTGGTAAGACACACGGCGCCGTTTCTGCTGACTGCATCGGCGCAGAGCCGGCCGCAGCAGGTGTTGAAGAGCAGGGTTTTGGCTGGACCAGTGAGTGTGGCACCGGCAATGCCGGCGACACGATCACTAGTGGTCTGGAAGGTGCGTGGACAGTCACGCCTGCCCAATGGTCGCAAAACTTCTTCCAGAACCTGTTTGGCTATGAGTGGGAGCAGACCCGCAGCCCGGCCGGCGCCATTCAGTGGCAGCCTGCAGGTGGCGCTGGCGCTAATCTGGTGCCGGATGCACACGACCCTAACAAGCGCCACGCGCCAATGATGCTGACCACGGACCTGTCGCTGAAGGAAGATCCGATCTACCGCGAAATCTCCATGCGCTTTATGGAAAATCCGGCTGAGTTCGAAGATGCCTTCGCCCGTGCCTGGTTCAAATTGACGCACCGTGACATGGGTCCGCGCGCTCGCTACGTGGGCAACGATGTGCCGGAAGAAGTATTGTCCTGGCAGGATCCGATTCCTGAAGTCGATTATCAGACAATCAATGCCCGTGACATCCGCGCGCTGAAGTCTGACATCCTTGACTCAGGTCTGACTGTCCCGGAACTGGTGCGGACTGCCTGGGCGGCAGCGGCCAGCTACCGTGGTTCCGATATGCGTGGCGGTGCCAATGGCGGCCGTCTGCGCCTGGCTCCGCAGAACGAGTGGGAAGTCAACAACCCGCAAGAGCTGAATAAGGTGCTGACTGCACTGGAAGGTATCCAGAACGACTTCAACAGCTCAAACCGTCGTCGTCAGGTCTCCATGGCTGACCTGATTGTACTGGGCGGCGCGGCTGCGATTGAAAAAGCAGCGGCGGATGCCGGCTACAACGTAGAAGTACCGTTCACGCCTGGCCGTGCCGATGCTACTCAGGAAATGACAGACGTTGCTTCGTTCTCGGTGCTGGAGCCGCGTGCTGACGGTTTCCGTAACTACTTTGGACCGCGCGCCTACATGTCACCGGCTGAGATGCTGGTCGACAAGGCTAACCTGTTGACCCTGACTGTGCCGGAAATGACTGTGCTGGTTGGTGGTATGCGAGCGCTTGACGCAAACACTGGTGGTGCGAAGCACGGTGTGTTCACTGACCGCCCCGGACAACTGAGCAACGACTTCTTTGTCAATCTGCTGGATATGTCCACGGCCTGGGAGAAGTCTTCCACTGAAGGTCTGTACAATGGCGTTGATCGCGCCAGCGGCCAGCTCAAGTGGACAGCGACACCGGTTGATCTGGCCTTCGGCTCCAACACTGAGCTGCGTGCAGTTGCGGAGTTCTATGCAGCAGCTGATGGTGAAGAGCGCTTTGTTAATGACTTTGTGGCCGCCTGGTCCAAGGTCATGAAGCTGGATCGTTTTGATCTGATGTAA